A window of Streptomyces sp. Je 1-332 genomic DNA:
AGGAAGGCGGCTTCCCTTCCGAACTGACCGTCGCCGAGACCATACGGATGTGGGGGGCGTGCACCAGCGGCGCCCGTCCCGCCGCGGAGGCCCTGGACATGGTGGGCCTCGGCAAGCGGGCCGGCGTCCGCGTGAAGATGCTCTCCGGCGGTGAGAAGCGGCGGCTCGACCTGGCCACGGCCCTCATCGGGCGGCCCGAGGTGCTCTTCCTCGACGAGCCGACGACCGGGCTCGACGCCGAAGGGCGCCGCGAGACCTGGGAGTTGGTGCGGGCCCTGCGCGACGGCGGCACGACCGTGCTGCTCACCACGCACTACCTCGAAGAGGCCGAGAACCTCGCGGAACGGCTCGCGATCCTCCACGAGGGACAGATCGCCGCCGCCGGCCGGGTCGCCGACGTGGTGGCCGAGCAGCCCTCGCACGTCTCCTTCGAACTGCCCGCCGGGTACTTCGTCGGGGATCTGCCGCCGCTCGGCGAGCTCGGGGTGAGCGAGCACGAGATCGTCGACGGCCGGGTCCGGCTGCGCACGCACGAGTTGCAGCGGGCGGCCACGGGGCTGCTGCTGTGGGCGCGGGACGCGAACGTCGAGCTCGGCAGGCTCGACGTACGGGCGGCTTCGCTGGAGGAGGCGTTCCTGCGGATCGCACGGGATGCGGAAGGTGCGGCCGCTGTGACGCAGAAGGAGACCGTGGCATGAGTACGACGACGATGACCCCCACAGCGACGACGACCCCCGCGGGGCGGATGTGGGCGCTCGCGCAGGCCGAGCTGACGTTGCTCGGGCGCGCCAAGGGGACGCTGTTCGCGGCGCTCTTCGTGCCGCTGGTGTTGCCGTTCAGCGCGCAGCAGGCCGCCAAGGGCATGGACCTCAAGGGGACCGGGCTCTCGGTCGGGACCATCGTGCTGCCCGGCGCCGTCGGGTTCTCGCTGCTCTTCGCCGTCTACACGGCGCTGACGGCCGTCTTCGTCGCCCGGCGCGAGGAGCTCGTACTGAAGCGGCTGCGCACCGGTGAGCTGCGGGACCCGGAGATCCTTGCCGGTGCGGCGCTGCCCTCGGTCGCCATCGGCCTGACGCAGTGCGTGCTCCTCGCGGTCGGCTGTGCGGCGCTGCTCGACCTCGGAGCGCCGAGCGCACTCCATCTCGCCGTGATCGGCCTGCTGTTGGGGCTCGTGATGTTCACCGCCTTCGGCGCGGTCACCGGCAGCTTCAGCAGGTCGACGGAGTCCGCGCAGGTCATGAGCATGCCTCTGATGTTCGTGTCGATGCTCGGTTCCGGTCTCGTCCTGCCCCTCGAAGTCATGCCGGACAAGCTCGCCTCGTTCTGCGAACTGCTGCCGATGACCCCGGTGATCACGCTGGTGCGCGGCGGCTGGACCGGGGAACTCTCCGCCTCCGACACCCTGGGCGCGCTCCTCACCGCTGTGGCCTGGACCGTGGTCTCGGTGTTTGCTGTACGACGGTGGTTCCGCTGGGAGCCGCGGCGCTGAGGAAGGGGTAGGACGTGGTGGTCCGGGTGCGGGGGTGGAAGCGGGAGTGGCGTGACCTCGGGAAGATCGAGAAGGTCGAGTTCCAGAGCGTGGCCATGTGGCACGCCATGCCCTGGCTCTTCTTCTTCAGCTGGATGTCGGTGCCGCTGGGTGTGAGCGTGCGGCACGAGTCCCTCCCGGTGATCCTCGGCTGCGCGCTGACGGGAGTGGCCCTCCTGCAGTGCGTGCACGTCAACCGCACGGTGCGCCGCTCCCTCGACCACTTCCTGGGGCGCGCGGAGCCACCGCGCCGCGATCTCGCCGTATCGCTCGGGCTGCTGGTCGTGACGCTGGGCCTGGTGCTCGCCCTGCAGGCCCTGGACGGGGTCAAGGAGGCGACGCTCGTCCTCGCCACGATGTTCGCGGTGATGCCCTACGGACAGTCGCTGGCCTTCGCGGTGCCGATCCGTACGTTCTTCATCCGGTTCGCCGTGATCGACGCCCTGATAGTGGCCGGGTCCGCCGCGGTCGGTGTCCGCGACGGTCAGCTCGTGGCCACGGCCCTGGTGATCGCCTTCGGCACGCTGGTCGCCCTGCTCTCCTCGCGCTGCGGCGCCTGGACGCTCTCCGTGATGTGGGAGGCCGACCGGGCCCGCGAGGTCGAGGCGCGGCTCGCGGTCGCCGAGGAGCGGCTGCGGTTCGGGCGTGACCTGCACGACGTGATGGGGCGCAACCTCGCCGTCATCGCGCTGAAGAGCGAGCTGGCCGTGCAGCTGGCCAAGCGGGGGCGGCCCGAGGCCGTGGACCAGATGGTCGAGGTGCAGCGGATAGCCCAGGAGTCACAGCGGGAGGTGCGGGAAGTGGTCCGGGGGTATCGGGAGGCGGACCTCGCGGTGGAACTCGCCGGTGCGCAGAGTGTCCTCGAAGCGGCGGGGATCGACTGCCGCGTGGCCGGGTCGTCCGCCGGGCTGCCGGTCTCGGTGCAATCCGCGCTCGGCTGGGTCGTACGAGAGGCGACCACCAATGTGCTGCGGCACGGGGACGCGCAGCGGTGCGACATCACTCTGGTGATCACCGACGACCGTACGTCGCTGGTCGTCGAAAACGACGGGGTGCCCGAGACCGCGCCGGAGGGCAGGAAGGGCTCCGGTCTCGAAGGGCTGCGTGAGCGGCTCGCCGCGGTGGGCGGGACGCTGGACTTCACGTCCGGCGACGGCCACTTCCGCCTCACCGCCGAGGTGCCGTCGGCCCGGCAACAGGACGGACACCCACAGGACGACAGCCTCCGGCAGCCCCACCATCAGGAAGTCGAAAGGGTCACGCGATGAGTCTGCGTGTGCTGCTCGCCGATGACGAGCACCTCATCCGCGGCGCCCTCGCCGCGCTCCTCGCGCTCGAGGACGACCTCGTCGTGGTCGCCGAGGCCGCCACAGGTCCCGAGGCGCTAGCCATGGCGCGGGCGCACCGGCCCGATGTGGCCGTGCTCGATCTGGAGATGCCGGGCGCCGACGGTGTGAGCGTGGCCACATCGCTGCGGGACGAACTGCCGCACTGCCGCACGATGATCGTGACGAGTCATGGCAGACCGGGCCATCTCAAGCGGGCACTCGCGGTGGGCGTACGGGGCTTCGTGCCCAAGACCGTGAGCGCGCAGCGCCTCGCCGAGATCATCCGGACCGTTCACGCAGGTAACCGTTATGTGGACCCGGAGTTGGCCGCCGACGCGATCTCCGCCGGGGACTCGCCGCTGACCGTCCGCGAGGCCGAGGTGCTCGAACTCGCCGCTGACGGGGCGCCCGTCGCGGAGATCGCCGAACGGGCCGCGCTGTCGCAGGGGACGGTCCGCAACTACCTCTCCTCTGCCGCCACCAAGATCGGTGCGGAGAACCGTCATGCCGCGGTGCGTCTCGCACGCGAGCGAGGTTGGGTATAGTTGGCATCGCGCTTCGGCGCAGCGCGGACGTAGCTCAGTTGGTAGAGCGCAACCTTGCCAAGGTTGAGGTCGCCAGTTCGAACCTGGTCGTCCGCTCCACAAGAAGAACCCCCGGTGCCTCTCGGCGCCGGGGGTTTCTTCGTGTTCCGCTTCCGCGGGGTAGGGCCGGTGTACGGCTACCAGGCCATGCCCGTCAGCCGCTCGTACGCCTCGATGTACTTGGCGCGCGTGGCGTCCACCACGTCCTGCGGGAGCGGGGGTGGCGGCCGCTCGCTCTTGCGGTCCCAGCCGGAGGCCGGCGAGGTCAGCCAGTCGCGGACGAACTGCTTGTCGAACGACGGCTGGGCGCGGCCCGGCTGCCAGCTGTCCGCGGGCCAGAAGCGGGACGAGTCCGGGGTCAGCACCTCGTCGGCGATGACCAGCGTCTCTCCCTCGAAGCCGAACTCGAACTTCGTGTCGGCGAGGATCACGCCGCGGTCGCGGGCGATGTCACGGGCGCGGCCGTAGACAGCGAGGGTCGACTGGCGGAGCTGGGCCGCGGTCTCCGCGCCCACCTGGCGGGCCACTTCCTCGTAACTCACGTTCTCGTCGTGCTCGCCGACCTCCGCTTTCGTGGCGGGCGTGAAGATCGGGGCGGGCAGCTCCGAGCCGTCGCTCAGGCCTTCGGGCAGCGCGAGGCCGCAGACGGTGCGCGTGTCGTTGTACTCGACCAGGCCCGAGCCCGTGAGATAGCCGCGGGCCACGCACTCGACCGGGACCATCGCCAGGGACTTGCAGACCGTGGTGCGCCCCTCCCAGTCGGCGGGGGCGCCGGGCGGGACGTCGGTGGAGATGACGTGGTTCGGGACGAGATCGGCGAGCTGGTCGAACCACCACAGGGAGAGCTGCGTGAGAACCCTGCCCTTGTCAGGGATCTCCGTGGGCAGCACCCAGTCGTAGGCGGACATGCGGTCGCTCGCGACCATCACGAGGTCGCCCGCCTCGTTGCGGTACAGGTCGCGCACCTTGCCCGTGTGCATGTGCACCAGGCCCGGCACCTGAAGCGGCTCGGGCTTTTCTACGAATCCGGACACGGTTCCTCCCCGTGGTTATGACTGAGTGCTGCTGATTCTCCCGCATGGGGAGGCGGCTCCCGGCCAGGGGGATGCCGGTGGGCGGTCAGGGGGCCGCCCGGCGGGACGTCGGGCGCGCTCAGTCGCGTTTGCAGATGCGGTCCAGGAGGTTGGCCGTGGCGCGCTGGACGCGGGTGTCCACATGGCCGGGGCGGTCGAGCGCCGGGGACCAGGCGAAGGTGCCCGACGCGAAGACCAGGGCGCCGGAGGGGGCGCGGTAGAGCGACGACTCCTGATGGCGCGTGACGCCCTCGGAGTCCTCGTACGGAGAGTGGGCGAGCAGGATGCGGTGCTGGTGCTCCGGGAGCGCGGTGCGCGGGAAGTAGCGGTCGGCCTCGCCCGCGACCAGGCCCTCGATCTCGTCCCCTTCGTGCGCCCCGGTCGCCTCCCACAGCCAGTGGTCGGCGTTGCGCACGACGAGGGGGGCGGGCTCGGGGACCCGGCCCGCGTACTGGATGCCGAGGAGTTGCTGCTCGGCCTTGTCCTGCTCCCGCCACAGGGCCGGCCTGCCGGGGCCGTGGCGCTTGCGGCAGGTCAGCAGGCGGTCCTCGACACCGGACGGGGAAGGGCCCAACTCCACCTGCCAGTACATGGTGTTGGCGGAGAGGAAGACCAGGGACGTGCCGTGCTCGCGGGCCTTCTCCGTGGTGCGGCGCATGTTCGCCGACCAGTACTCGTCGTGGCCCGGGAAGACCAGGCCTCGGTAGCGGGTCGGATCGATGCGGCCCGCGTGCAGGTCGCGGGTGTCGGCGTACGCGAGGTCGTAGCCGTACCGCTCGGCCCAGCGGATGAAGTCGTAGGCGTGGCCGACGTGCAGGGGCAGGCCCGCGCCCGCGTACGGACGGTCGAAGGAGACCGTGTGTGCGGCCTCGCTCTCGCCGAGGAGTCGGCCCTTCTCGTCCCACGCGTGGTAGAGACTCGCGCCCGTGCGGCCGTCCTCGGGGTAGAGGTTGTACGCCTGCCAGGTGATGTCCGGCAGGAGCAGGAGCAGATCGGCGCGGTGGTCGTCGCGGACCGTGAACGGCACGTGCGAGCGGTATCCGTCGACCGTGGTGAGGACCGCCACGTACGCGCCGACGCTCCAGTAACTCGGGATCTGCAGACGCCAGGAGAGCCACCAGTGATGGCAGGAGACCGTGCGGTCGGCGGCGAGCGGGGGCGGCTGGACGATGCCCGAGAGGCGCGGACTCGTCGTGATCTTCGAGGCGCCGTCCCCGCCGTAGTGCCCGATGCGGTAGATGTCGACGAAGAACTGCTGGGGCGGGTCCACCGTGACGTGGAAGTCGATCGCCCCGCCCGGGGCCGCGGCGCCGGTGGAGGCGAAGCCCTTGATCTGACCGTGCACGTCGTCGGCGGTACGCGGGCCGTTCGTACGGGTGCGGTGGCGGGGCGCGGGGATGTCCTGCGCGCCGGGGGACGGGGCGTGGTCGATGTACCAGGGGACGACCTGGCCCGTGTCGTCGAAGTAGTGCTCGGCACCTCGGAGCCAGGGCAGGGGGCCCTGGCCGAAGGGGTCGGTCACGGCGTGCGCCAAGGCGCCCGATTCCCACCTGCGGATCTGCTCCGACCCCATGTGTGTACCCCTCCCTCGCTGCTCCCCCGAGATTGCTCTGCGCTGTGCGGTGCGAGTTGTTGTGCGGTGCGAGTTGTTCTGCGGCCAAGTGCTGTGCGGTGCGGTGCCAGTTGCCGCGTGGTGCGAGTTGCTGTGCGGTGCGTCCCCCCGTGCGGTGCTGCTGGCAGGTCCGGACCGGCGGTCGATCCCAGCACATCACATTACGCACGCACTCCGTCACCGTTCGTCGCTAATCGACGAGAACGGAAGGGAGTGTTCCGGGTCGGACCTCAGACCAGCCGGGGCTCAGACCAGCCGGACCGGCTTCTCCGGGCGGACGCCCCAGCGGGCCAGCCAGCCGCGCAGGGGGATGGGGTCGCCGTCCTCCACGAGGCTCAGGACGTGCGGCGTGAGATCCGCCGCGCGCTCGCCGTCGACCAGGAGGGACGGACCGTCCAGCCAGTCGAGACCGGGTGCGGCGCCCGCTGTGTCCACGGCCGCGCAGCAGACCAGCGCCGTGACGTGGTCGGCCAGCAACTCCCGTCCCGTACGCGGCGGTTGGAGCGGGAAGAGCGGCAGCATTCCGTCGTCCCAGAGCGCGTCGTCCGGGCCCTGTCCCGTGGGCGCGGGGCGGGGCGGGGCGGCGGCTTCCTCGCGAGCGAGCTCCGCGGAGAGGCCTGCGGCCAGGCGACCGCCGGGCCCGTCGGAGTCCTCGGAGTCCTCGGAGTCCTCGGAGTCCTCGGAGTCCTCGGAGCTGTCGGCGTCGAAGGGGTCGGTGGCGGGGTCGCTGGGGGCGCCGGTAGCGGTGTCGCCGGGGGGAGCTGGGCTGACGGGGTTGTCGGAGGCGTTGGTGGCGGCGGTGGTGGCGGCGGTGGCGTGCGTGGGCTCTTCGCTGTACGCGGGTGAGTCGCCGTACGCGGCTGCCTCCTCGGGCACGGGTGCCTCGCCGCGCACGGGTGCCTCGCCTGGCACGGCTGCCTCGGGCACGGGTACCTCGCCGGGCACGGGTACCTCGCCGGGCACGGGTGCCTCGCCGCGCACGGATGCCTCGCCGGGCACGGGTACCTCGCCGCGCACGGGTGCCTCGCCTGGCAGCACCGCCCCTTCGCCGTACGCGGATCCATGTCCGCGCCCCGGTACTTCGCTGTCGGGGGTGTGGGCCTGAGCGCCGGCCGGGGTGCGGGCCGCAGCGCTGCCCGGGGTGTGGGACGCGTCGGGCGCCCCCGCACGGGCGGAGCCCTCCGCCGTCAGGTGGTCCAGGACGCGGCCCAGCGTCGGGCCCTTGGAGGCGGGGGCCGTCGCGTCGGTGGAGTGGCTGATGCCCAGGGAGTCCAGGACGCGGTGGAGGCGGGCCGCGTCCATGCGCCACTTGCGGTCCACGACCTCGTCCGGATACTCCTGCCACGCCACCGGCGCCCAGTCCGGGCTCTGCTCGGCGGGCCCACCGTGGAAGAGGCGGGCGGCGAGCAGCGAGGCCGCCTCGTCCACCGAACCCGGCTCCTCCAGAAGGTCACACGCGGGGCGCTCACCCAGGCGGGACGTGAAGCCCTCGGCCAGGCGGTCCCTACGGGAGAGCTCGGTGAGGGCGGAGACGACGCCCGCGTCGAGGCGCGAGGGCCAGCGGCCCATCCGCCAGGCGGGCAGCGCGACCTTGGTCAGGAGACGGTCCCACCCGGCATACGCCAGGCCCACCTGCTCCTGGGCGACGATCCGCACGCCGTAGTCCACCGCCTGGGCGCGCTCGGCGGCGGCGGCCGCGACCCCGCGCTCCATCTCGCCCGCATGCCCGCGGCAGCTGCGCAGGAGGAGCCGCGCCACCCAGCCGGCGCCGCCGAGGACCGCACGCACGAACGGACCGCGCCCCGGTG
This region includes:
- a CDS encoding ABC transporter permease, whose product is MSTTTMTPTATTTPAGRMWALAQAELTLLGRAKGTLFAALFVPLVLPFSAQQAAKGMDLKGTGLSVGTIVLPGAVGFSLLFAVYTALTAVFVARREELVLKRLRTGELRDPEILAGAALPSVAIGLTQCVLLAVGCAALLDLGAPSALHLAVIGLLLGLVMFTAFGAVTGSFSRSTESAQVMSMPLMFVSMLGSGLVLPLEVMPDKLASFCELLPMTPVITLVRGGWTGELSASDTLGALLTAVAWTVVSVFAVRRWFRWEPRR
- a CDS encoding sensor histidine kinase produces the protein MVVRVRGWKREWRDLGKIEKVEFQSVAMWHAMPWLFFFSWMSVPLGVSVRHESLPVILGCALTGVALLQCVHVNRTVRRSLDHFLGRAEPPRRDLAVSLGLLVVTLGLVLALQALDGVKEATLVLATMFAVMPYGQSLAFAVPIRTFFIRFAVIDALIVAGSAAVGVRDGQLVATALVIAFGTLVALLSSRCGAWTLSVMWEADRAREVEARLAVAEERLRFGRDLHDVMGRNLAVIALKSELAVQLAKRGRPEAVDQMVEVQRIAQESQREVREVVRGYREADLAVELAGAQSVLEAAGIDCRVAGSSAGLPVSVQSALGWVVREATTNVLRHGDAQRCDITLVITDDRTSLVVENDGVPETAPEGRKGSGLEGLRERLAAVGGTLDFTSGDGHFRLTAEVPSARQQDGHPQDDSLRQPHHQEVERVTR
- a CDS encoding N,N-dimethylformamidase beta subunit family domain-containing protein codes for the protein MGSEQIRRWESGALAHAVTDPFGQGPLPWLRGAEHYFDDTGQVVPWYIDHAPSPGAQDIPAPRHRTRTNGPRTADDVHGQIKGFASTGAAAPGGAIDFHVTVDPPQQFFVDIYRIGHYGGDGASKITTSPRLSGIVQPPPLAADRTVSCHHWWLSWRLQIPSYWSVGAYVAVLTTVDGYRSHVPFTVRDDHRADLLLLLPDITWQAYNLYPEDGRTGASLYHAWDEKGRLLGESEAAHTVSFDRPYAGAGLPLHVGHAYDFIRWAERYGYDLAYADTRDLHAGRIDPTRYRGLVFPGHDEYWSANMRRTTEKAREHGTSLVFLSANTMYWQVELGPSPSGVEDRLLTCRKRHGPGRPALWREQDKAEQQLLGIQYAGRVPEPAPLVVRNADHWLWEATGAHEGDEIEGLVAGEADRYFPRTALPEHQHRILLAHSPYEDSEGVTRHQESSLYRAPSGALVFASGTFAWSPALDRPGHVDTRVQRATANLLDRICKRD
- a CDS encoding response regulator transcription factor, coding for MSLRVLLADDEHLIRGALAALLALEDDLVVVAEAATGPEALAMARAHRPDVAVLDLEMPGADGVSVATSLRDELPHCRTMIVTSHGRPGHLKRALAVGVRGFVPKTVSAQRLAEIIRTVHAGNRYVDPELAADAISAGDSPLTVREAEVLELAADGAPVAEIAERAALSQGTVRNYLSSAATKIGAENRHAAVRLARERGWV
- a CDS encoding ABC transporter ATP-binding protein, whose protein sequence is MTDQVIDVTDLRRVYGGGFEAVRGVSFSVGRGELFALLGTNGAGKTSTVELLEGLAPPAGGRVRVLGHDPYAERGAVRHRIGVMLQEGGFPSELTVAETIRMWGACTSGARPAAEALDMVGLGKRAGVRVKMLSGGEKRRLDLATALIGRPEVLFLDEPTTGLDAEGRRETWELVRALRDGGTTVLLTTHYLEEAENLAERLAILHEGQIAAAGRVADVVAEQPSHVSFELPAGYFVGDLPPLGELGVSEHEIVDGRVRLRTHELQRAATGLLLWARDANVELGRLDVRAASLEEAFLRIARDAEGAAAVTQKETVA
- a CDS encoding phosphoribosylaminoimidazolesuccinocarboxamide synthase, producing the protein MSGFVEKPEPLQVPGLVHMHTGKVRDLYRNEAGDLVMVASDRMSAYDWVLPTEIPDKGRVLTQLSLWWFDQLADLVPNHVISTDVPPGAPADWEGRTTVCKSLAMVPVECVARGYLTGSGLVEYNDTRTVCGLALPEGLSDGSELPAPIFTPATKAEVGEHDENVSYEEVARQVGAETAAQLRQSTLAVYGRARDIARDRGVILADTKFEFGFEGETLVIADEVLTPDSSRFWPADSWQPGRAQPSFDKQFVRDWLTSPASGWDRKSERPPPPLPQDVVDATRAKYIEAYERLTGMAW